Proteins from a single region of Juglans microcarpa x Juglans regia isolate MS1-56 chromosome 5S, Jm3101_v1.0, whole genome shotgun sequence:
- the LOC121267890 gene encoding leucine-rich repeat receptor-like protein kinase PXC2, whose protein sequence is MLHEAVLLLLFAAALVRSLDPVFNDDVLGLIVFKAGLKDPKGKLVSWNEDDDSPCDDWAGVKCDPRTKRVSELVLDGFSLSGHIDRGLLRLQFLRTLSLSNNNFTGTINPDLARLGSLQVVDLSENELSGSIPEGLFQQCRSLKAVSFARNNLTGTIPESLSSCSTLGLVNFSSNQLSGKLPTGMWFLRRLKSLDFSDNLLEGGVPEGIGNLCSLRAINLSKNRLSGKLPWDIGRCFLLKLVDFSENFLSGSLPESMQRLSKCAFMSLRGNSFSGEVPEWFGELRRLETLDLSANTFSGRVPISIGNLQLLKNLNLSMNQFTGSFPESMKNCINLLAMDVSYNQLAGNLPSWIFKLNVQSLPNFGNRGSGNLQYSSLASIAASYQGLRSLDLSSNSFSGEIPAQIGVLSTLRFLNISRNHLFGSIPARIGELKSIYVLDLSDNWLSGSIPSEIGEAVSLKDLRLQKNFLTGKIPTQVEKCSSLTSLILSQNNLTGPIPADIANLTDLQYVDLSSNELSGSLPKELTNLTHLVSFNVSHNHLQGELPVGGFFNTLSPSSVSGNPSLCGSIVNRSCPAVHPKPIVLNPNSSNSPTGSSSANHHKIILSISALIAIGAAAFIALGVIAVTVMNIHVRSSMSHSAAPLTLAGGEDFSCSPTNDPNYGKLVMFSGDADFVTGAHALLNKDCELGRGGFGVVYQTVLRDGRSVAIKKLTISGLMKAQEDFESEVKKLGKIRHYNLVALDGYYWTPSLQLLIYEYISGGSLYKHLHDGPDGDCLSWRQRFNIVLGMAKGLAHLHRMKIIHYNLKSTNVLVDSSGEPKVGDFGLARLLPQLDHCVLSSKIQSALGYMAPEFACRTVKITEKCDVYGFGVLVLEVVTGKRPVEYMEDDVVVLCDMVREALEEGKVEDCVDGRLRHNFPAEEAIPVIKLGLICASQVPSNRPDMSEVVNILELIQCPSEGHEELE, encoded by the exons ATGCTCCACGAAGCGGTACTTTTACTTCTATTTGCTGCTGCTCTCGTGCGTTCTCTAGACCCGGTTTTCAACGACGATGTTCTGGGCTTGATTGTATTCAAGGCCGGTCTTAAAGACCCAAAGGGCAAGCTTGTTTCATGGAACGAAGACGACGACAGTCCCTGCGACGACTGGGCCGGAGTCAAATGCGATCCCAGAACCAAGCGGGTCTCCGAGCTCGTCCTGGACGGGTTCTCTCTTTCTGGGCACATCGATCGGGGCCTCCTGAGGTTGCAATTCCTTCGAACTCTATCTCTTTCCAATAACAACTTCACAGGGACTATAAACCCTGATCTTGCTCGCCTTGGGAGTTTGCAAGTTGTTGACTTGAGCGAGAACGAACTCTCTGGGTCGATTCCAGAGGGTCTATTTCAACAATGTCGGTCCTTGAAGGCGGTATCTTTTGCTAGGAACAATCTCACAGGGACTATTCCTGAGTCTTTGAGCTCGTGCTCGACATTGGGGTTGGTTAACTTCTCTTCTAATCAGCTTTCTGGGAAATTGCCCACCGGAATGTGGTTTCTGAGGAGGCTTAAGTCGCttgatttttcagataatttgcTGGAGGGAGGGGTTCCTGAAGGAATTGGAAATTTGTGTAGTTTGAGGGCGATAAATTTAAGCAAGAACCGTTTGTCCGGGAAGCTTCCCTGGGATATTGGACgttgttttcttttgaagttgGTTGATTTCAGTGAGAACTTTCTTTCAGGGAGCCTTCCAGAGTCGATGCAGAGACTTAGTAAATGTGCTTTTATGAGTTTGCGGGGAAATTCATTTAGCGGAGAGGTTCCAGAATGGTTTGGCGAGTTGAGGCGCCTGGAGACTTTGGATCTTTCGGCAAATACATTTTCGGGTCGGGTTCCCATTTCGATAGGAAATCTTCAATTGTTGAAGAATTTGAATTTATCCATGAACCAGTTTACAGGGAGCTTTCCGGAGTCTATGAAAAATTGCATTAACCTTTTGGCCATGGATGTTAGCTATAATCAGTTGGCAGGCAATCTTCCTTCCTGGATTTTTAAGCTGAATGTACAAAGCCTTCCGAATTTTGGGAACAGAGGCAGTGGAAATCTGCAATATTCTTCGCTCGCGTCAATAGCTGCATCTTATCAAGGTCTTCGGTCCTTGGATTTATCTTCGAATTCATTTTCCGGTGAAATTCCAGCTCAGATTGGTGTGCTTAGTACCTTGCGATTCTTGAATATTTCCAGGAATCATCTTTTTGGTTCTATTCCGGCTCGCATAGGTGAATTGAAATCTATATATGTTCTTGATTTAAGCGACAATTGGCTAAGTGGAAGCATTCCTTCTGAAATTGGAGAAGCAGTTTCGCTCAAGGACCTGAGGCTCCAGAAGAACTTCTTAACTGGGAAAATCCCTACCCAAGTTGAGAAGTGCTCATCTCTAACATCGTT GATCCTATCTCAGAACAACCTCACTGGCCCAATCCCTGCAGACATTGCAAACCTCACTGATCTTCAATATGTAGACTTATCTTCAAATGAACTCTCTGGAAGCTTACCCAAAGAGCTAACAAATCTTACCCACCTAGTTTCTTTTAATGTCTCCCACAACCACCTCCAAGGCGAGTTACCAGTTGGGGGCTTCTtcaacactctctctccctcatctgTCTCTGGTAATCCATCCCTATGTGGTTCTATTGTCAATCGCTCCTGCCCTGCTGTCCATCCTAAACCTATTGTCCTGAACCCCAATTCTTCCAACTCTCCTACTGGTTCTTCCTCTgcaaatcatcacaaaatcatcCTCAGCATCTCTGCCCTCATTGCCATTGGTGCAGCTGCATTTATTGCCCTGGGTGTAATAGCTGTTACTGTCATGAATATCCATGTGCGGTCTTCAATGTCACATTCTGCTGCTCCACTCACATTAGCTGGGGGTGAAGATTTCAGTTGCTCCCCCACTAATGATCCAAACTATGGCAAGCTTGTCATGTTTTCTGGTGATGCTGACTTTGTCACTGGGGCTCATGCACTGCTGAACAAAGACTGTGAACTTGGTCGTGGTGGATTTGGAGTTGTTTACCAAACAGTCCTTCGAGATGGGCGTTCTGTTGCAATCAAGAAGCTAACCATCTCAGGTTTAATGAAGGCCCAAGAAGATTTTGAGAGTGAAGTGAAGAAGCTCGGAAAGATCAGGCACTATAATCTCGTGGCCCTTGATGGCTATTATTGGACTCCATCTTTGCAACTCCTTATTTATGAGTACATCTCTGGTGGAAGTTTGTATAAGCATCTCCATGATGGACCTGACGGAGACTGCCTCTCTTGGCGACAGAGGTTCAACATTGTTCTGGGTATGGCAAAAGGTTTGGCCCATTTGCACCGAATGAAAATTATTCACTACAACCTGAAATCAACAAATGTTCTGGTAGACAGCTCTGGTGAGCCAAAAGTAGGAGATTTTGGCCTAGCGAGGCTGTTGCCACAGTTAGATCATTGTGTGTTGAGCAGCAAAATCCAAAGTGCCCTTGGCTACATGGCTCCTGAATTTGCATGTCGAACCGTGAAAATCACCGAGAAATGTGATGTGTATGGATTTGGGGTGTTGGTTTTGGAGGTGGTGACAGGAAAAAGACCTGTGGAATATATGGAGGATGATGTGGTGGTGCTGTGTGACATGGTGAGGGAGGCATTAGAGGAAGGGAAGGTGGAGGATTGTGTTGATGGGAGACTCCGACATAATTTTCCAGCAGAGGAGGCAATTCCAGTTATAAAGCTTGGTTTAATATGTGCCTCTCAGGTTCCATCAAACAGACCAGACATGAGTGAGGTGGTCAATATTTTAGAACTCATCCAGTGCCCTTCCGAAGGCCATGAGGAATTAGAGTGA
- the LOC121267807 gene encoding vacuolar-sorting receptor 1-like, whose product MGEKLGLLALFWFMLCGFGVARFVVEKNSLRVSSPNSLKGVYECAIGNFGVPQYGGTMVGIVTYPKANQKACKSFDDVDISFNSRPGALPTFLLVDRGDCYFTLKAWNAQKGGAAAILVADDRIEPLITMDTPEEENADADYLQNITIPSALISKSLGDSIKKVISKGEMVNINLDWSEALPHPDERVEYEFWTNSNDECGPKCDSQIEFLKSFKGAAQILEKNGYTQFTPHYITWYCPEAFILSKQCKSQCINHGRYCAPDPEQDFSRGYDGKDVVVQNLREVCFFKVANESGKPWLWWDYVADFAIRCPMKEKKYTEDCSNQVIQSLGVDLKEIKKCVGDTTADVDNPLLKAEQDAQIGKGSRGDVTILPTLVINNRQYRGKLDKVAVLKAICAGFEETTEPAICLSEDVETNECLSNNGGCWQDKATNITACKDTFRGRVCECPVVQGVKFVGDGYTHCEASGALRCEINNGGCWKKTQEGRTYSACVDDSKGCKCPSGFKGDGVNTCEDVDECKEKSACQCPSCKCKNTWGSYECSCSGDLLYMQENDICISKDNTTVSWSFVWIIILGLAATGVGGYAVYKYRIRRYMDSEIRAIMAQYMPLDNQGEVPIHGNV is encoded by the exons ATGGGGGAAAAGCTAGGGCTTTTGGCGCTTTTTTGGTTTATGTTGTGCGGTTTTGGTGTGGCAAGGTTTGTGGTGGAGAAGAACAGCTTAAGAGTTTCTTCACCGAACTCGTTGAAGGGTGTATATGAATGTGCAATTGGAAATTTTGGAGTTCCTCAGTATGGAGGAACCATGGTTGGCATTGTGACGTACCCCAAAGCCAATCAAAAGGCATGCAAGAGTTTCGATGACGTAGATATCTCCTTCAACTCCAGGCCCGGAGCCCTGCCTACCTTTCTACTCGTCGATAGAGGAG ATTGTTACTTTACCTTGAAGGCATGGAACGCACAAAAAGGTGGAGCAGCAGCTATTCTTGTTGCGGATGACAGGATTGAACCATTAATTACCATGGACACTCCTGAAGAAGAGAATGCTGATGCTGATTATCTACAGAACATCACCATTCCTTCAGCACTTATTAGCAAGTCTTTGGGGGATAgcattaaaaaagttatatctAAAGGAGAGATGGTTAACATAAATCTTGATTGGTCTGAGGCTCTTCCACATCCTGATGAGCGGGTTGAGTACGAGTTTTGGACAAATAGCAATGACGAATGTGGGCCAAAGTGTGACAGTCAGATTGAATTTTTAAAGAGCTTCAAAGGAGCAGCTCAGATACTTGAGAAGAATGGGTACACACAGTTCACCCCGCACTATATAACTTGGTACTGCCCAGAAGCTTTTATTTTGAGCAAACAGTGCAAGTCTCAGTGTATCAATCATGGGAGGTACTGTGCTCCAGATCCTGAGCAGGATTTCAGCAGAGGGTATGATGGAAAGGATGTTGTTGTTCAAAATCTACGTGAAGTTTGCTTTTTTAAGGTCGCAAATGAAAGTGGAAAGCCATGGCTTTGGTGGGACTACGTGGCAGATTTTGCAATCCGTTGCCCAATGAAAGAGAAGAAGTATACTGAAGACTGCTCAAATCAAGTTATCCAGTCACTTG GGGTTGATCTCAAGGAGATAAAAAAATGCGTTGGAGACACTACTGCAGATGTGGACAACCCACTTCTTAAAGCTGAACAGGATGCACAG ATTGGCAAGGGTTCCCGTGGAGATGTTACAATATTACCAACTCTTGTTATAAATAACAGACAGTATAGAG GGAAGTTGGACAAAGTAGCAGTTCTCAAGGCCATCTGTGCAGGTTTTGAGGAGACCACAGAGCCTGCCATTTGTTTAAGTGAAG ATGTAGAAACAAATGAATGTTTGAGCAACAATGGTGGCTGCTGGCAGGACAAGGCCACTAATATAACTGCATGCaag GACACTTTCCGAGGAAGAGTATGTGAATGCCCTGTTGTCCAAGGTGTAAAGTTTGTTGGTGATGGTTATACTCATTGTGAAG CTTCGGGAGCTCTACGTTGCGAAATCAATAATGGAGGTTGTTGGAAGAAAACTCAGGAAGGCCGGACTTACTCTGCTTGTGTT GATGACTCAAAAGGTTGCAAGTGTCCATCAGGATTCAAGGGTGATGGAGTTAATACCTGTGAAG ATGTTGATGAGTGCAAAGAGAAGTCGGCTTGCCAGTGCCCATCTTGCAAATGCAAGAATACGTGGGGCAGTTATGAATGCAGCTGTAGTGGCGATCTACTTTACATGCAAGAAAATGACATATGTATAA GTAAAGATAATACCACTGTCAGCTGGAgttttgtttggattattattcTTGGCTTGGCTGCTACTGGGGTTGGGGGATATGCAGTTTACAAGTACAGGATCCGG AGATACATGGATTCCGAGATACGGGCAATCATGGCGCAGTACATGCCCTTGGATAATCAAGGAGAGGTGCCTATTCATGGGAATGTCTGA
- the LOC121268530 gene encoding WRKY DNA-binding transcription factor 70-like has translation MECCCLPESLPSKPERAIEELTQGRQFATQLRSLLNTSLRLDVSTSAANDLLLKILNSFHNSLLILNSDDGVSLHLPDNNPAPAPLSTESSEGSCRSSTPSTLKDRRGCYKRRKNSESWTKDTPTLLDDGLAWRKYGQKLILNAKFPRNYYRCTHKFDQGCQATKHVQRIQEEPPKYRTTYIGNHTCRTFHKAPELILDSSPFLLSFDSTITNKQDSPFFSSFQPIKQENREDKPSSDDITHNHSFSSDFLVSPDRSAFDSLGHLTALSESDNGDVMSRFMVEPVDFDVDSLFFDF, from the exons ATGGAGTGCTGTTGTTTGCCGGAGAGCTTACCCTCCAAACCCGAAAGAGCCATTGAAGAGCTAACTCAAGGCCGTCAATTTGCCACTCAGCTACGCTCCCTCCTCAATACCTCACTCCGACTAGATGTCTCTACCTCTGCCGCCAATGATCTTCTCCTCAAAATCCTCAATTCCTTTCATAATAGCCTTCTCATTTTGAATTCCGACGACGGGGTTTCTCTGCATCTTCCCGATAATAACCCTGCCCCGGCCCCCTTGTCTACCGAATCTTCCGAAGGTAGCTGTAGGAGTAGTACTCCCTCTACCCTTAAGGATCGCAGGGGATGCTATAAGAGAAG GAAGAACTCAGAGTCTTGGACAAAAGACACTCCCACTCTGTTGGATGACGGCCTTGCTTGGAGAAAATACGGACAAAAACTGATCCTCAATGCCAAATTCCCAAG GAACTACTACAGATGTACTCACAAATTTGACCAGGGGTGCCAAGCAACCAAACATGTGCAAAGAATCCAAGAAGAACCCCCAAAGTACCGGACCACATATATTGGGAATCACACATGTAGAACCTTCCACAAAGCTCCTGAATTGATATTGGATTCCTCTCCCTTTCTGCTGAGTTTTGACAGCACCATCACCAACAAACAAGACAGCcccttcttctcatccttccagCCAATCAAGCAGGAGAACAGGGAAGACAAACCCAGCAGCGATGATATCACCCACAACCATTCATTCTCGTCCGATTTTCTCGTGTCCCCCGATCGGTCGGCGTTCGATTCATTAGGCCACTTGACGGCCCTCTCGGAGTCCGATAACGGGGATGTGATGTCTAGGTTTATGGTGGAGCCCGTTGACTTTGACGTCGATTCTTTGTTCTTTGATTTTTGA